From the genome of Aerococcus sanguinicola:
GAAATCACTGAGGTCAGGATCCATGACCGTATCCCCTGCCATGGCATGGTCGATGTAAGTTACCCGCAATTCATCTAAATAAGGCCAGAAGCTTTGGTAAATCTGCTTACCGCCGATAATATAGACATCTTCCTTCTTGGCCAGTTCTAGGATGGGATCGATAGCATGGATGAGTTCAACAGAGGACCTATCGCCATTGATTGCAATCGATTCTGAACGAGTCAGGATATAGGTCTGGCGGTCAGGCAGAGGCTTAGAGCCCATGCCCTCAAAGGTTTTGCGGCCGAGGACAATCTTATGGTACATGGTTTGGGAACGAAAGAATTGAAAATCATTGGGCAGGTGCCAGGGCATCTTCTGATCTTTACCGATGACACCATTGCGGGCCTGGGCCCAAACGGCAATTAACATCTTAACTCTCCTTCAGCGTTAAATCATGACATTAAACAGCAACAGGGGCCTTAATGGCTGGGTAAGGGTCGTAGCCTTGGACGAAGATATCTTCAGTCGCAAGCTCATCCATCGGGGCTTCTCCTTTAATGACGAGTTCAGGCAAGGGACGGGGCTCGCGCGACAATTGTTCCTTGACTTGGTCTAAGTGGTTCTTATAAATATGCACATCACCAAAACTATGGACGAAATCGCCCACACCGAGTCCCACTTCCCGAGCTAAAAGATGGGTCAATAAGGCATAAGAGGCGATATTAAAAGGAACGCCCAGGAAGACATCGGCACTCCGCTGGTAGAGCTGGCAGCTCAATTTCCCATCTTGGACATAGAACTGGCTCAAAGTATGGCAGGGAGGCAGGGCCATATCTGGCACATCTTCAGGATTCCAAGCGCTGAGAATCATCCGTCTTGAATCTGGTGTATGGCGCAATTGGTCGAGGAGGATGGCGATTTGGTCAATCTCTCCCCCATCCCGGGTCTCCCAGTGCCGCCACTGTTTACCGTAGACCGCACCGAGGTTGCCATATTGAGCCGCAAAATCATCGTCTTCAAGCATGAGCTGGCGGAACTTAGACATTTCTTCTTTATAAACTGCCGCGAAGTCTGAGTCGCTTTCAGCCCGCAGACCAAAATCAGTCATATCCGGTCCTTGGTAGGCCGCGCTTTCCACCCAATTCTTAAAGGCCCACTCATCCCAGATATGGTTATTATGCTCGAGTAAGAAGCGAATATTGGTATCCCCTCTTAAAAACCAGAGGAGTTCGCTCTTAATTAAACCAAAAGCGACTTTTTTGGTTGTCAGAAGTGGAAAGCCCTCATTCAAGTCAAAGCGCATCTGGTAGCCGAAAGTCGACAGGGTCCCTACCCCTGTTCGGTCATCCTTAAAGCTTCCCTTGTCTAAAATATGTTGCAATAAGTCTAAATATTGTTTGGCCATTGTGTCACTCCCTAATAAGTTTTTTCACTGAGATAATCCCAATACGTCATTTGGTCTAAAAGTTCAGCTTCGGTGGTCTCTTTTTCTTTTTGTAAGTCGGCTAATTTCCCATAGTCTGCTCCATTGGCTAACATCTCTTCATCAATGCTTTGGAGCTTGTCTTCTAGTTGACTAATCACCGTTTCGATCTGTTCCCAGTCCTTCTTCTCTTGGTAGGTCATCCGGTTTTTGCGATCTGGGTCCTTTTGTTTTTGAGCTTCTGCTGGCTCCTTGGGTGTTTTTTTGGCCTGGGCCTCCGCCTTGGCCTTGTCCGCTGCCTTAAGCTCTTCTTGGTAGTCGCTATAGGAACCGAAGAAGATATCGACCTCATGATGGTCATCGATGGCCAAGAGCTTGTCGACTACCTTGTCGAGGAAGTAACGGTCGTGGCTGACGGTCAGGACAGCGCCTGGGAAATCTTCTAAATAATCTTCCAGGATGGTCAGGGTCTGGATATCCAGGTCATTGGTCGGCTCATCTAAGAATAAGACATTGGGCCGGGCCATGAGGATACG
Proteins encoded in this window:
- a CDS encoding dihydrofolate reductase, with amino-acid sequence MLIAVWAQARNGVIGKDQKMPWHLPNDFQFFRSQTMYHKIVLGRKTFEGMGSKPLPDRQTYILTRSESIAINGDRSSVELIHAIDPILELAKKEDVYIIGGKQIYQSFWPYLDELRVTYIDHAMAGDTVMDPDLSDFHSYAEIKGAVDDKNPYPHRFIFYRREAK
- a CDS encoding thymidylate synthase, with the translated sequence MAKQYLDLLQHILDKGSFKDDRTGVGTLSTFGYQMRFDLNEGFPLLTTKKVAFGLIKSELLWFLRGDTNIRFLLEHNNHIWDEWAFKNWVESAAYQGPDMTDFGLRAESDSDFAAVYKEEMSKFRQLMLEDDDFAAQYGNLGAVYGKQWRHWETRDGGEIDQIAILLDQLRHTPDSRRMILSAWNPEDVPDMALPPCHTLSQFYVQDGKLSCQLYQRSADVFLGVPFNIASYALLTHLLAREVGLGVGDFVHSFGDVHIYKNHLDQVKEQLSREPRPLPELVIKGEAPMDELATEDIFVQGYDPYPAIKAPVAV